The following are encoded together in the Pedobacter steynii genome:
- a CDS encoding LysR substrate-binding domain-containing protein translates to MEFRQLNYFIKAAELLHFTDAAAACFVTQSTLSQQIKQLEEELGMPLFDRIGKHVQLSEAGKLFLKHARQILQEVKKSKQAIFELNNLVNGELRVGVTYAFSSLLLPSLTPFSKKYPGIKLHIESGIAGELELRLKNADLDFILAFHEQSDNDGLDMQLLFTSRIKMVTSRSHPLAQLSKISLKDLGPQEMVLANKGFSSRDMLDQIFKKNNIIPNIKIEMNDTHSLLSLVDTGNWITIINEKAITGWDNLIAIPIIGKELHKEAFILWQKGAFKKKSATLFIEELLKTM, encoded by the coding sequence ATGGAATTTAGACAACTGAATTATTTCATCAAAGCTGCAGAGTTGCTGCATTTCACGGATGCTGCTGCAGCGTGTTTTGTCACTCAGTCTACCTTATCCCAGCAGATCAAACAGCTGGAAGAAGAATTAGGAATGCCCCTGTTTGACCGGATAGGTAAACATGTACAGCTCAGCGAAGCGGGAAAACTATTTCTGAAACATGCAAGACAGATTTTGCAGGAGGTAAAAAAATCAAAGCAAGCCATATTTGAATTAAACAATCTCGTTAACGGGGAGCTTAGGGTCGGAGTAACTTATGCTTTCAGCTCATTATTACTGCCTTCGCTCACGCCCTTTTCAAAAAAGTATCCTGGTATTAAACTCCATATAGAATCCGGCATTGCAGGGGAGCTGGAACTGAGGCTGAAAAATGCGGACCTTGATTTTATCCTTGCTTTCCATGAACAATCTGACAATGACGGCCTGGATATGCAGTTGCTGTTTACTTCACGAATCAAAATGGTAACTTCCAGAAGCCATCCACTGGCACAACTGAGTAAAATTTCCCTGAAAGACCTCGGACCGCAAGAAATGGTTTTAGCCAATAAAGGATTCAGTTCAAGAGACATGCTTGATCAGATTTTTAAAAAGAACAACATCATTCCCAACATCAAAATCGAGATGAACGACACTCATTCTCTGCTGTCTCTCGTCGACACTGGCAACTGGATCACGATCATTAACGAAAAAGCAATTACCGGCTGGGATAACCTTATTGCCATTCCAATTATTGGAAAAGAACTCCATAAAGAAGCTTTTATCCTATGGCAGAAGGGGGCTTTCAAAAAAAAATCAGCAACCCTTTTTATTGAAGAGCTGCTGAAGACTATGTAG